The Zeugodacus cucurbitae isolate PBARC_wt_2022May chromosome 4, idZeuCucr1.2, whole genome shotgun sequence genome includes the window ATTTTAAAAGTGTcatttatattttgatattaaatttagctttattctctcttatataattgaaaattgtggTACACAATGTATGCTTGAgaactatatattattataaagctTACTGTGCTTACCTCCGCAATATCATTGAAGCGTCATTATTATCAAATGCAACTGAAAACTATGGAAGGAAGGATGAGCAGGTCTGCTTTCCAAAAATTTCACGACCTATGGGAGATTCGGGTCAGGGAAACTCTTGGGCCATGAGCTCGGAAGTGGGAATAATTAATGCTAAAAATCCGGTTGCTGCTAGCAGGGCAACAGTGCTTGGGGCGATTGTGAGTGGTGTACCGCATCCTCAGATGCCCAATGCCGTGTATTTTCTTGACCATGTTGGTTCAGGCACTACAGGAAAAATGCTCGGTACCAATGTCACCTGCTATATAAGCtgtatatagtttttaaaagaaaataaaataattcaaatattaaattaatgtatttgtatatagtagATAAATCCAAAGCTCATTTGAAAGCAAAGACTATAAAAActtcttttatttgttatatttgttaaaGCAACAGAAGtcggaaatatgtatattcaaaggtGCGTTCTGGTACGTTGTTCGCTCCAAAAAGCTCCGCATGCTCATTGAAATTGATAAggtgaaattatttttcgaaaaaagacAAAGGAAGATAAGAGGATAAATatattgcaacaaattttaaCCAAATCAAAATTTCTATCGATCAACTCgcttacaaattttgaattataaataagaaatattaattttattaatacaatgAGGCATTATTTTTTCCgttaatttgtaataaatctCGCTGtcgaactttatttatataacaacgTAAATTACATTCCTCactcaaaattataaatgttgaaattttataacacttctaaaatatgtctttccatgtatgtaaatatggtaTCTTTAGATTTTCGATGGAATTATATTATGTCGTACTTGGTTGattcctaaaaaaaaatttaataataatttgaatgtGTTTCTTCAATATTGATGACCgatgatgaaaataaacttttctTTAGGTATTTTTCATCATTGCTACCCATGGTGTATGAGTAACCTCAAAGAAGTTCTCTATGTCTGCATACTCTCAACTAAATGTGGGAAATCACCTGTGTTAGCCAACAACATACCGcaaaagaaatgtgaaaatatgcaCGAAAAAGCGGACAAAATCAGGTGGCGGCAAAATTTAAACCCGTTTAGTTCAATTTACAAGCGAACACCGATGtagtgtgtgagtgagtgatgAGTGCGGTTGGTAAGCTCaccgtttttattttgttctggtatctttctatatttaaagcttttacaaaattattttgttttaattttcgaagCCACCAAACTTCCTAAACTATTCCCTTAGTACGACGTTTAATCATCAAAACATTTACTTGAAAGTATTTCCTTCAACAAATTTGAGAAATTCTGAATTTGGGTAAATTTTACATCATAAGCTGAAAGCCAGGGACAATTTTATACTTAATCACCTATGTTGTCCCTCTTTAAAAGCCACAAACTTCTTCTATCGTTCCTTCGAGTAGACAAGAAAGTTGGGAAACCCAGACAATTCAGGACATTTTTATATCGAACTGATTTCGCTTAGCATTTGATATTAGTTTAACTTAATCAAACTCCTTGTAACACTGACATGATATTAGGGTATAGGAacatatgaaaaatgttaaagcTTTTGAAACAATGTATTGAACAGGTATTTtagttttgattaaaattttagaaaaggaAAGTGAAAATATGAATCAATAATTCTCTTAGCTAGTAATCTTATATCATCTCAAAATATAAAgtcattgaaattatttgtgaagaattaagtttaaaagcttttatagcACTATAACATTCCTAATGTGTCTAGTGTCACTATCTTACCTGATCTGGAGAACAGCTGATTTAGCTACGCGTCGTTTTTCTACATGAGATGACCTTTTTCTAGAGTAATGTATGGCTTAACTCAGAACTTCTATGTTCTATTGTTTTAGAACTCTATTGTTCTCGCCATAATTGACTTAAGAAAAATAGACTTTTTACTTTCACTTCGGTTGCTATAATCCTTTTTCCTAACCTTGATTTTCTGACAACGCATTCGACGTTAGTTTGACATCATCAAACTCTTTGGAGCAGAGACGTGACTCttagcatataaatacgaaatcgttcaaagcgaaagtcatcagtcatttttaGACATCCGCACAGAATATCTCTAGAAATTCTTCTTTACTTCGTATATTCATCACATTCTAAATAATAGTCCACAATGGCCCAACATCTGAATTCAAGCTTCTCCATCCGAAATTTGTTGGCAGGTCCTGATGGCACCAATCCAGCGctgacaccaccaccatccgatgGGTCTTTATCGCCCAATACctctatgtcgtcgaacgaaGAGAATCATGGAAGTCGACCGAACTTGACTTATAGTGCGTTGGTGACAATGGCGATACGAAGCAGTCATGAAGGCAAACTTacgttgaatgcaatacaaaattggATCAGTGATAAATTTCCTTTTTACCGAAAGGATGAGCAAGGCTGGCAGAACCAAATACGACAGACGCTAAGCACGAATTCATACTTCCTTAAAGTGCCAAGAGCTTTGGACGACCCTGTACGTGGAAACTATTGGGCGTTGAGTTCTGAATTACCAGCAGTTCGTACGGCCAGTGTGGGAAATGGAAGTGCGATCGCATTGATAAATGGTGTACCACATCCTCAGGCTCCAAATGCGGTTTACTTCCCCATGCTCCACGAGGTACAAGGAGCCCATCAGACTCAATTAGTGCAGGCGCTACATGAGCAGCATGCTTGTTATCAGTATCACCTCCAACAAACGCAACTATTGCGGCAACAATTGTTcatattgcaacaaaaacagGCTCAGCAGCACTATCGGGACGTATACCAGAAACTAATGTTCCATCAACAACAAGTCGAATTTCTGACTTCGCAGCAAATATCCGCAtaagatattatatttatattaagtagTTCACACTATATATGACATTATCTTATATAGACATTCGTTAGTTGGTAAGAGAGAGTGACTTATGAAAGCTAGTATTgtgatatcgaaaatattttcggttaaaaaaaagttaaataaaaatagatgaaaaataaaaaagaaattgttcaTTAATAACCTTATGTTCTTGAAACGGGAATAGGAAAGCCTTGATTGAAATAGATGCCTTGAAAGCAAATATGCATCAGAGAAGAAATAGAAGAATATTAACAAAAACGAATATGAAtgggtaaatataaaaaataagtaactaAGTAATAAGTAATGTTGTTGATTCATCCATCTGTTGTCAATCGGTCAGTCCAGATTATTATCGATGAAAATCTATCATGTTCAAGACTACAtcttaaaaaattgtacaaaaggaagaataaatattaatataaacatgcaaaatgttgcaaagatagtctaatatttttgttcacctgACGGTTgttccaaaactaaacgagttatatattgGGTGatatacaccaaagtgatcatGGTCACAAGTAGagttaaatgaaatttggtacacgtgtttcttggcaccccAAAGCGGCCCTTTGCCACGTTGACAAAATGACggtaaccgaaaacctataaagagcaaaaataaagccataaagaaatttatgaagtaaaatttggtgcaaAGGATAACACTAGAgaagggtatatttggatgaaattatTTTGGGAATGTAGGCGGGCCCCCTATTtagttcattttatatatataacagaCTGCAAAAGTTATATCAACTAAACTTTCTGGATTTAATTACTTAGGCTATTCAATGTGCAGCATGAATATTGACGAAGTCGGAGAATAACCAAGACAACTACTAAACgtgctttaatttaataaagataAACACCAGACATCCAaaattttatggtaaatattgtatataaggGCTGCTTAACAACCACTATGCTTtccatataacaaaattttgaattcttaagAACTTCAACGAAGATATGTCGGCGCTACTCCGTGCCGAAAATCAGGCgaaatcaggtcaatacttcctctggctccatatactttacatattttaaatggtTAGCCTCCATTTATTCAATATATGAACATAAAGGGTTACTCAAGAGGAATGTTGCGATTTTCaaattgattgaaaatatttcttaaacaatATTTGTGATCTACTTGCCGGTATTTAAAGTAATTGAATTCTCATCGAAAACTCATTAAGGAGTCTAACGGTATTGGTCTTAATGATCAGGTCCAGACATATAATTACTtctttaaatagtaaaatatcaaaaaatagacttaatgtaataaatataaaaacaggaGCGATCAATATATGTAAGGACGGATCAAACTAATAGCTCCACCAAGCGTGTTGTGTGGCCGTTCAAAGTTTGTCGCGAATTTTTGAATCCTTTGTTTATgtctaaattataaattgattaAATCCAGGATTTATGGGCAATAGGATTGGACTTGCCTAAGTGATTCGTTTGAcaccaaaaataatgatttgtCCCTATAGTACTGAATGTCTTCGAACCGTCTGGCATTAAACTAGATTTATTGTTGacggatttattttatattaagtcGAAGAAACTCAAATAGCGGAACTGAAGCTAATAGGCTTCTAAAAGATGCttagttttacaattttcaaaatattcgaaCTGCACTGCTATGGATAATTGTAGATTTAATGGCAACTAGATGACGTCATTCGCATAGGATCAGATTCCCCGGATAAAAATTAGTTcactaaaaaattaactaaaaattaattaactaaaaaatgttaaaaccaTTTAAGACATGCCTCTTTTAATTGAAACAAGCACCAGTTTGAATCCAGCAAatgctaatttatttaaaaatgcaaaatttataatataaatagtgacGTATGAATCACTTACAGATTGAATTGATCTACAATATTTTGCTTAACTACTAGTACATCTCACGAATACGGTTCAGACATGGGGTAATGTGTGGCAGACAAGAAAGCGCACTGTTGTTGATGGAATGTCATCTTCCTATAGATCTCTTCACACTGTTgctgatattgctgttgttgtagagtgaccaattgttgttgcaacagtttCGTTTGTTGCTGGTGATGCAAGAACCATTCGTGCTGTTCTTGCAGCGCATGTTTCATCATAATTTGTTGTGTCCGCTCAATTTCTTGTGGTGTTGGAAAATATATAGCCGTTGGCATTTGTGGATGTGACACCCCCTGCGCCATTGCGTGATTGACGTTATATTTGGATTCAAATGCGTTTGTGACGACTTGTGCTTGTCCAGGTGACGCACTCTTCTTGATAGACTCAACTTCTGGGTTCACGGTCCAGTAATTTCCGCGTCCCGGATCGCTTGGcggacgtggtatcttcatgaaACAGGAATTTGTAGTGAGCGTATGACGAATCTGGCACTGCCAGCCGCGTTGATCTTTTCGATAGTACGGAAAATTGTCCATGATCCATTGTTGGATGCAACTCAATGTTAGTTTCTGCTCCGGGCTGCTCCGTATGGCCatcgtcaccaacgcggagtagGTGTAATTGGGTCGTATGTCGGTTTGCATCGGTAAGGGTAATTCCTTATTGTCTTCGCCGTTCGACAGAATGCTGCGTATGGAAAAGTTCGACTCGAATATTGgtgacattttattttacaagtAGATGACCTGTGGACGTGAAGCGAAGTATGACCCTTGCAGATGTTTGTGCTGAAGAAGTGAGCTTGTTTTTGAGTGTGTTGTATGAGACGTAAACGCTTTCTGCTGACGAAACCTTTCGAATCTTGGGTATTTATATGATCGAAGTTAGGGAGTCACTGTGACTCAATATTCGATGTACTTTGGTTGAGAGttattgagttttttgttttaaagtcaAGTGAATACAAAAAGCAAATCATAAAATCAAGGTTAAATCAAGGGTTATAATCTGGTAAACCAGTAATTATATCAGCAATATAGTGATGTTGAATTTAAACCAAGGTCAGGAGATAAAACTGACATTCATAAGAAATGTCTAGTGTCCTTTAGgttcttttgttaaaataactaaagaaaatatgttcgaaaaaatgagatcagtttttttttcagaaaaggaTTATATGGAACACGCAGATGTGGCAAGCATCTATCGGCTACCTGAGCTCTTGAGCTGCTTCGGTAAGCTTTGACTTTCTTTATGTAACAGTCGTGTCAGTTTCATACCCGCTTGCATCGCTTcaccattaaaaaagttagaggctTAAAGAACAATAGATTCTTCGCTGACCTTGATcacatttttttcctgcgttgaCTTTTTGGCGTAATTGCTAGCTTTGAGAACAATTGTTCTCTTTCATGATCTTTATTTCGTGACTTAGGGTTATTTCGTGTCATGGGTTAAAAGAATCTATGAAGTTACAGCGATGCATATCGGCTTTCAAGCAGGATCATGGACTTTAAAACTGACCTTTGTGGCATGTACagtttttctttgtttcaaaACATCTTATGGAGATGGTGAAGCCATGTCATGACTTCTAGTCGCTAGGAGAAAATTATGTTCGATGCATCTAAAGAGAGCAAGCTACAGAAGTGTTCCAAAAATTAGTTTGTGGCCGTGTAAAATGTTCTTCAAGGTAAGAAAGGGAAAATATGCATCAATAATTCTCTTGGATAATAATCTTATATCATCTCAAAATATAAAGtcattgaaatatgaatttttacctttatttctttttatgtcttttttgtgtgaaaaattaaGTCTTTAAAGTTATTATAGTTTGATCCTCTATTACACTCTCAGCTTAACGCGAATTTCCCCTATGTTCAAGCCAGTGTCACTCTCTTACCTGCCACATCTGCAGAACAGCTGATATTGCTACGCGTCATTTTTCTACCTGAGATTACCTTTTTTTCCTGAGTACTGTGTAGATTATCTCAGAGCTTCTATGTTCTATTGTTTTAGAACTCTATTGTTCTCGCCATAATTGACTTAAGAACAATAgactttttaacttctatatcactTTCGCGTGCTATAATCCTTTTTCCTAACCTTGATTTTCTGACAACGCATTCAACGTTAGTTTGACATCATCAAACTCTTTGGAGCAGAGACGTGACCataagcatataaatacgaaatcgttcagagcgaaagtcatcagtcatttttaGACATCCGTACAGAATAGCACTTGAAATTCTACTTTACTTCGTACAAACTTCACACTCTCAACAATCATCCACAATGGCCCAAAATCTGGAATCCAACTTCTCCATCAGAAATTTGTTGGCAGGCCCAGATGGGTCTCTATCGCCCAACATTTCCATGTCGTCGAATGAAGATAATAATGGAAGTCGCCCGAACTTGACTTATAGTGCGTTGGTGACAATGGCGATACGAAGCAGTCCTGAAGGCAAACTGacgttgaatgcaatacaaaattggATCAGTGATAACTCTCCCTTTTACCGAAAGGATGAGCAAGGCTGGCAGAGCCAGATCAGACAGACACTAAGCACGAACTCATGCTTCCTTAAGGTGCCACGTGCTTTGGACGACCCAGGGCGTGGAAACTATTGGGCGTTGAGTTCTGAATTACCAGCTGTTGGTACTGTCGGTGTGGGAAATGGAAGTGCGATAGGAGCATTGGTAAATGGTGTACCGCATCCTCAGGCTCCGAATGCGGTTTACTTCCCCACGCCACACGAGGTTCAAGAAGCTCATCAGACCCAGTTAATGCAGGCGCTACATGAGCAGCATGCTTGGTATCAGTACCACCTCCAACAGACGCAACTACTACAGCAACAACTTGTagttctgcaacaacaacaggtgcAGCAGCATTACCAGGAAGCATATCAAAAGCTTGCCTTCCACCAACAGCAAATAGCCTTTCTAATGGCCCCGCAAACACCAATTTAAGTGGTATTATTACTCTTGGGAGATATTCCGGTAGAGGATAACTGATTTTATGTGATGTAATTAGAGAATAGTTGAACATATatgtaaagtattatttaatttacaaattagaaatagtatattaaaatgaaaaataaatttatttatttaatttacaaaaatgtaaGTGACGTATATTCTGTCAGCACATTTCGCTTTTCGCTTTCATTATTTCTCAAGAGGTCTCTCTCTTCCTTGCTATTTTTATGGTGAAAAATGGTGCTTGGGGCATTGATTAGCgaagttatatatatttgctacaGTTGTACCGAACTTTCAGTTCTCTTAAACGTAGACCAAATATCCTGTTTGGACTATGAGAAAGGCGCGGTTAGGTCTACAgggtttttatatttgtaatttgtagGCAACATTGGTTGAAAGTAGCAAAAAAAGCTCCTCTTGTCGTAAATATCGAGTTAAgaacacacacttacactcgtcattatatatatatatatatatatttgattataaaattaacttaagataaaaacacacatattgTAAATCTCAAACTGCAACTCATGCCACGGATGCACCATGTGGTATGAGCGACGTCAAAATATTGCTGAATTTTATTATACGGCGCTCAGGGACtaagtttgaaaaacacaacTCAAAGCATCAGTGTTATAACTACTCTTCCTTGGTCCTCTACTCTTGCAAAATGGTTCCATTACACCGCAACTAATATGTCCAATCCATGTTAAGAATATTGAACACCATAGTAACTACGAGTCTATTGAACGTCATGTAATGACTTTCAATAATGATGAATCGTGTTCTTTGGTGATAAGAATAGTAGCTATGAGACAGTCCTGCGGTTCATAAGCCATAATCATAAGgtatttgcattttgtaaaataacttgTAATATATAGAAAAGCGGTTTGCTTTTGATAAAAGACCAGTTTTCGATAAACCACTTGGAATTTTGTTGAACCCGTTGTACTTCGAGCGGCGTGGTTAGGAAAGTAGCATTATGAGCCTGACGATGTGGTAGACCAGTGCTTCAATGCTCCAATCGAATTTGCATTTCCCACACGGGCAGTACCAACATCTAGTAACTCAGAGCTCAAAGCCCAATAGTACTACCACCAATACAATAAACGTGGATTTGGGCCAACTTCCATGATAATcttcttcttcaattttttttattcatatcctAAAAGTCACTTCTCTGTTTCAAGCTAATGTCGAATGTTTTGTCGGAAAATCAAGGTCTGAAAAAGGATTATAGCTTCGTAAATGATATAAAAGAAGTTAAAGTCTATTGTTCTTAAATCAATTATGGTGAGAACAATGGAGTTTGAAAACAATAGAACATAGAAGCTCTGAGTTAAGCCATACATTACTCTGGAAAAAAGGTCATCTCAGGTAGGAAAGTGATGCGTAGCAATATGAGCTGTTCTGTAGCACTTCCAGGTAAACGAGTGACACTGACTTGATAATGGGGATGTCTGGGGTAATTTAAGAATGGTTAAtgccattaaattaaattaattcttcataaaaaatttcaatgacGTAAAATTAAACTTGGGGTAACATTAATATTTCTACAAACATCTATGTtgagctaaataaataatataattgtcaagcAAGAAAATTATTAACGATATCTCGACTTTCATATTCTAAAATCGACAACTCGATATATTGATAGCATagacaatgaaatatatttttctgaggAACTGCTTTAGCTTTGCATTTGTCTTTTACCTATGGCAAGAGCAGCATTTACGATTGAGACATATTGTTTAAAACTATTGTTGTGTGATCTATACTCTTAGCGGATTGTAGACTAAGGAAAAAAGACCCTTTGAGATTTAATGCCTCAAAAAACCTATAACTGTGTGACCttgggtatataatattttgaagcaaTCCTTAAATTTGTTGCTGACCCTTACTATATGATCACACTTTCGAAAAAAGTTTGACTCAGTAAAACTCTTTATAACACCGACATGACGTTTGGAATATAAAAACAGCCATACGTTATTTCTTTTGCTTTGGTTCAGAATGCTATGGATTTACGAGAATGGCTCCATATTAAGGATCCAGTTTGTCCATTCGCAATGTACCTTTCTGTAACTTAAACatgatttatttcacttttgcaaGGTCTTCTGTTCTCAATTTTTGATCTTTTTAAGAGTAAATTGTGTCTTtagtgattttgaaaaatagcTTAGGTTAGCGATATCTGGTGGGGTGTCTTCGCAGAGGCCATTAGCAGTAGTCATAATTTAGGATATGAGCGCTTAACGCAAATTTCTAAAGCTTAGGTGGCCTCTTCTAGTCCATTATAGTGTTTTAAGGGTTTATAGCACCGCACAAGAGATGATCGATCGTTTCCCTGGTGCCAGCTTTTGACATTTCCTCCAATATAATATGGCATATTCcccttttatttatgttttttctctatattgtaaaaattatcgatttgatttatttgcaataacTTCATTTAGTCTATGTTCTAAGTAGGCTTCTTCTCTTTCATTTATATTCTTCAATAACTCTCTATTGCGGTGAAttcttaaagtaaaaaaaaaaaaataattaaaaaatattttgtatagaaGTTCGATTAATggaaagaaaatttgtaaaaaatttgactTCCATCGCCATTTCAAGcgttcgatttatggagatcttcgagttatagaagttcgactgTATCTTTCAAAAAACATTCACgttttaaattcacattttgcagtttattatctaaaatttttttataatatatattacataactTAATCTATTTCTTTTTGGTATTAACAtatcttcaaataatatatggGAATCTAATTCATTTTCCTGCATCTGCAGTAAAAACTACTTAAACTGGTGCTTGCTGGGCCGTTAAAAACGCTATTTGCTGTTGGTGGAAGGCAAGCTTTTGATATGCTTCCTGATAATGCTGCtgcatctgttgttgttgcagaactACAAGTTGTTGCTGTAGTAGTTGCGTCTGTTGCAGGTGGTACTGATACCAAGCATGCTGCTCATGTAGCGCCTGCATTAACTGGGTCTGATGAGCTCCTTGAACCTCGTGTGGCGTGGGGAAGTAAACCGCATTCGGAGCCTGAGGATGCGGTACACCATTTACCAATGCTCCTATCGCACTTCCATTTCCCACACCGACAGTACCAACAGCTGGTAATTCAGAACTCAACGCCCAATAGTTTCCACGCCCTGGGTCG containing:
- the LOC128921698 gene encoding forkhead box protein I3-like, encoding MAQHLNSSFSIRNLLAGPDGTNPALTPPPSDGSLSPNTSMSSNEENHGSRPNLTYSALVTMAIRSSHEGKLTLNAIQNWISDKFPFYRKDEQGWQNQIRQTLSTNSYFLKVPRALDDPVRGNYWALSSELPAVRTASVGNGSAIALINGVPHPQAPNAVYFPMLHEVQGAHQTQLVQALHEQHACYQYHLQQTQLLRQQLFILQQKQAQQHYRDVYQKLMFHQQQVEFLTSQQISA
- the LOC128921699 gene encoding forkhead box protein I3-like; the encoded protein is MSPIFESNFSIRSILSNGEDNKELPLPMQTDIRPNYTYSALVTMAIRSSPEQKLTLSCIQQWIMDNFPYYRKDQRGWQCQIRHTLTTNSCFMKIPRPPSDPGRGNYWTVNPEVESIKKSASPGQAQVVTNAFESKYNVNHAMAQGVSHPQMPTAIYFPTPQEIERTQQIMMKHALQEQHEWFLHHQQQTKLLQQQLVTLQQQQYQQQCEEIYRKMTFHQQQCAFLSATHYPMSEPYS
- the LOC128921700 gene encoding forkhead box protein I3-like, producing the protein MAQNLESNFSIRNLLAGPDGSLSPNISMSSNEDNNGSRPNLTYSALVTMAIRSSPEGKLTLNAIQNWISDNSPFYRKDEQGWQSQIRQTLSTNSCFLKVPRALDDPGRGNYWALSSELPAVGTVGVGNGSAIGALVNGVPHPQAPNAVYFPTPHEVQEAHQTQLMQALHEQHAWYQYHLQQTQLLQQQLVVLQQQQVQQHYQEAYQKLAFHQQQIAFLMAPQTPI
- the LOC128921701 gene encoding forkhead box protein I3-like codes for the protein MAQNLESNFSIRNLLAGPDGTNPALTPPPSDGSLSPNTSMSSNEDNNGSRPNLTYSALVTMAIRSSPEGKLTLNTIQSWISENFPYYRKDEQGWQNQIRQTLSTNACFLKVPRALDDPGRGNYWALSSELPAVGTVGVGNGSAIGALVNGVPHPQAPNAVYFPTPHEVQGAHQTQLMQALHEQHAWYQYHLQQTQLLQQQLVVLQQQQMQQHYQEAYQKLAFHQQQIAFLTAQQAPV